In Pseudomonas sp. R76, one genomic interval encodes:
- a CDS encoding DUF481 domain-containing protein, which produces MLSRTLLCLAVFSASTPLLADTVWLKNGDRLTGKIKVFDGGKLLIQTDYAGAIPVDWKQVKTLESDQELLVKQDAYSGEKAKSLKAAEDGKVVLANGEAPKTVELASIQQIIKPKPVIEDLVWKGNVDLALDYKRADKDTNDYDVDFKTTARHGQWRHTGQGEYNREFQDDVTTTDNWALEYDLDRFLTEHWFWQGRLTYKRDKVEDLSRQRTVGTGPGYQFWDDELGAFSLGSLVNRTDYEYSNDLKTNFYSLAMKWNYNRYLVGKTVEFFTNGEVGKPLSGPAKYSLDSEMGLRYKVTEWASLNLKAERDIIDGDSKGSLSKTRYTAGFGVAW; this is translated from the coding sequence ATGTTGTCCAGAACCCTGCTGTGCCTCGCTGTTTTCAGCGCCTCCACGCCCTTGCTTGCCGACACCGTCTGGTTGAAGAACGGTGACCGCCTGACGGGCAAGATCAAGGTCTTCGACGGTGGCAAACTGCTGATTCAGACCGACTACGCAGGGGCAATCCCGGTGGACTGGAAACAGGTGAAAACCCTGGAAAGCGATCAGGAGTTGCTGGTCAAACAGGATGCCTACAGCGGCGAGAAGGCCAAGTCCTTGAAGGCAGCGGAGGATGGCAAGGTGGTCTTGGCCAATGGCGAAGCCCCCAAAACCGTGGAGCTGGCGAGCATCCAGCAAATCATCAAGCCCAAGCCTGTGATTGAAGACCTGGTGTGGAAGGGCAACGTCGACCTGGCGCTCGACTACAAGCGTGCCGACAAAGACACCAACGACTACGACGTCGACTTCAAGACCACCGCCCGTCACGGCCAGTGGCGTCATACCGGCCAGGGCGAATACAACCGCGAGTTCCAGGACGACGTCACCACCACCGACAACTGGGCCCTGGAATATGACTTGGACCGCTTCCTCACCGAGCATTGGTTCTGGCAAGGCCGCCTGACCTACAAGCGCGACAAGGTTGAAGACTTGTCCCGCCAGCGCACCGTCGGTACAGGCCCGGGCTACCAGTTCTGGGACGACGAATTGGGGGCGTTCTCCCTCGGCTCGCTGGTTAACCGCACCGATTATGAATATTCCAATGATCTCAAGACCAACTTCTATTCCCTGGCCATGAAGTGGAACTACAACCGCTACCTGGTGGGTAAAACCGTTGAGTTCTTCACTAACGGTGAGGTGGGCAAGCCGCTCTCCGGGCCGGCCAAGTACTCTCTGGATTCGGAAATGGGCCTGCGTTACAAAGTCACCGAGTGGGCGTCTCTGAACCTCAAGGCCGAACGCGACATCATTGATGGCGATTCGAAAGGCAGCTTGAGCAAGACCCGTTATACCGCAGGCTTTGGCGTGGCCTGGTAA
- a CDS encoding MGMT family protein, producing the protein MPTENLPDDTHQGPAEMRRTALYLTLAQVPEGCVVSYGELAHLAGLGRAARWVGRTLSQLPQDTRLPWHRVLGAGGRISLPVGSASGDEQRARLRSEGVSILNNRVDIQRHGWRPVEHSG; encoded by the coding sequence ATGCCCACAGAGAATCTACCCGACGATACCCATCAAGGCCCCGCCGAAATGCGCCGCACCGCGCTGTACCTGACCTTGGCGCAAGTGCCCGAGGGCTGCGTGGTGAGTTACGGCGAACTGGCCCATCTGGCCGGGTTGGGCCGCGCGGCCCGCTGGGTCGGGCGCACGCTGAGCCAACTGCCGCAGGACACTCGCCTGCCCTGGCACCGAGTGCTGGGTGCCGGTGGTCGGATAAGTCTGCCGGTGGGCAGTGCCTCAGGCGACGAACAACGTGCGCGTTTACGCAGCGAAGGTGTCAGTATCCTGAACAATCGCGTTGATATTCAGCGTCATGGCTGGCGCCCGGTAGAGCACAGCGGTTAG
- a CDS encoding AmpG family muropeptide MFS transporter — translation MPRKTWRAALAAYASPSTLVLLLLGFAAGLPYMLVFSTLSVWLREAGVARETIGYASLIGLAYAFKWVWSPLLDQWRLPLLGKLGRRRSWLVLAQTLVILGLIGMGFCDPQKHLSWLIAIAVIVAFASATQDIAVDAYRLEIADDSRQAALAASYMSGYRIAALLATAGALFFAEGFGSTGFNYKHSAWTGTYVLFGVLMIPALLTTLFMREPNVPLRTQLQAGRYSFVHQLVSVFVLIVLLVSVPAMFTQLYNTDFASVLFHGVSLWELLMEDRAFLRAILYIILTTLCLSAMGRRGLAPVLTPVNDFILRYRWQALLLLGLIATYRMSDTVMGVMANVFYIDQGFTKDQIAGVSKIFGLIMTLLGAGMGGLLIVRFGILPILFIGGVASAATNLLFVMLADMGPDLQMLIFTISLDNFSSGLATSAFVAYLSSLTNLKFSATQYALLSSIMLLLPRLIGGYSGVMVEKFGYHNFFLITCLLGVPTLFLIALHWFQENRRIRLSPPQED, via the coding sequence ATGCCCCGTAAAACCTGGCGCGCCGCGCTCGCTGCCTATGCCAGCCCCTCGACGTTAGTACTGTTGTTGCTCGGCTTCGCCGCCGGCTTGCCTTACATGTTGGTGTTCTCGACGCTTTCAGTGTGGTTGCGCGAGGCCGGTGTGGCCCGCGAGACCATCGGTTATGCGAGTCTGATCGGTTTGGCCTACGCCTTTAAATGGGTCTGGTCGCCGCTGCTCGACCAATGGCGCCTGCCACTGCTGGGTAAACTCGGACGTCGTCGTTCCTGGCTGGTGCTGGCCCAAACGCTGGTGATCCTCGGGTTGATCGGCATGGGTTTTTGCGACCCGCAAAAACACCTTTCCTGGCTGATCGCCATTGCCGTCATCGTTGCCTTCGCTTCGGCTACCCAAGACATTGCGGTGGACGCCTATCGCCTGGAAATCGCCGACGACAGCCGCCAGGCTGCCCTGGCTGCCAGCTATATGTCCGGCTATCGCATCGCGGCCCTGCTGGCCACGGCCGGCGCACTGTTCTTTGCCGAAGGCTTCGGCTCGACCGGGTTCAACTATAAACACTCGGCCTGGACCGGCACCTACGTGCTGTTCGGTGTGCTGATGATCCCCGCCTTGCTCACCACCCTGTTCATGCGCGAACCCAACGTGCCACTGCGCACCCAGTTGCAGGCCGGCCGTTACAGCTTCGTGCACCAGCTTGTTTCTGTATTTGTGCTGATCGTGCTGCTGGTGTCGGTCCCGGCGATGTTCACCCAGCTGTACAACACCGATTTTGCCAGCGTGCTGTTCCATGGCGTAAGCCTGTGGGAGCTGTTGATGGAAGACCGCGCGTTCCTGCGCGCGATTCTGTACATCATCCTTACCACCCTGTGCCTGTCGGCCATGGGCCGTCGCGGCCTGGCGCCGGTGCTGACGCCGGTCAACGACTTTATCCTGCGCTATCGCTGGCAGGCGTTGCTGCTGCTCGGGCTGATTGCCACTTACCGCATGTCCGACACCGTGATGGGCGTGATGGCCAACGTGTTCTACATCGACCAGGGCTTTACCAAGGACCAGATCGCCGGGGTGAGCAAGATCTTCGGCCTGATCATGACCCTGCTCGGCGCCGGTATGGGCGGCCTGCTGATCGTGCGCTTCGGGATCCTGCCGATCCTGTTTATCGGCGGCGTCGCCTCGGCGGCCACCAACCTGCTGTTCGTGATGCTCGCCGACATGGGCCCCGACCTGCAGATGCTGATCTTCACCATTTCCCTGGATAACTTCAGCTCGGGCCTGGCCACGTCGGCGTTTGTCGCCTACTTGTCGAGCCTGACCAACCTGAAGTTCTCGGCCACCCAATATGCACTGCTCAGCTCGATCATGCTGTTGCTGCCGCGCCTGATTGGCGGCTATTCAGGCGTGATGGTGGAGAAGTTCGGTTATCACAACTTCTTCCTGATCACCTGCCTGCTGGGCGTGCCGACGTTGTTCCTGATTGCCTTGCATTGGTTTCAGGAAAATCGACGGATTCGGTTGAGCCCGCCCCAGGAAGACTGA
- a CDS encoding proline--tRNA ligase, with translation MRTSQYLLATQKETPSDAVVISHQLMLRAGMIRKLASGLYTWLPMGLKVMRKVEAIVREEMNAAGSLEVLMPSTQPAELWQESGRWEEYGPELLRFKDRHGRDFCAGPTHEEVITDLMRNELSSYKQLPLNLYQIQTKFRDEIRPRFGLMRGREFIMKDAYSFHADQASLQVTYDRMHQAYCNVFTRLGLKFRPVEADNGSIGGAGSHEFHVLAESGEDDIVFSNGSDYAANIEKAEAVPRETSRPAPTEELRLVDTPETKTIAALVEKFNLPIEKTIKTLIVRAEEEGKLIALVIRGDHELNEIKAAQQPGVASPLVMATDAELRDAIGAGAGSLGPLNLPLPIIIDRSVELMSDFAIGANIDDKHYFGVNWERDLPVPTVADLRNVVAGDQSPDGKGTLEIKRGIEVGHIFQLGNKYSKAMKCEVLGENGKPITLDMGCYGIGVSRVVAAAIEQNNDEKGIIWSDALAPFQVALVPLRYETEQVREATDKLYAELTAAGFEVLLDDRDKKTSPGIKFADMELIGIPHRIVVSDRGLADGNLEYKSRTEAEAQPLPVADVLSFLQARIRR, from the coding sequence ATGCGTACCAGTCAATATTTGCTCGCCACACAGAAAGAAACGCCTTCCGACGCGGTTGTGATCAGCCACCAGCTGATGCTGCGCGCCGGCATGATCCGCAAGCTGGCCTCCGGCCTGTACACCTGGCTGCCCATGGGCTTGAAGGTGATGCGCAAGGTCGAAGCCATCGTTCGCGAAGAAATGAACGCCGCCGGCTCTCTGGAAGTGTTGATGCCGAGCACCCAACCGGCTGAGTTGTGGCAGGAATCCGGGCGCTGGGAAGAGTACGGCCCTGAATTGCTGCGCTTCAAGGACCGTCATGGCCGCGATTTCTGCGCCGGCCCGACCCACGAAGAAGTGATCACCGACCTGATGCGCAACGAGCTGAGCAGCTACAAACAGCTGCCGCTGAACCTGTATCAGATCCAGACCAAATTCCGTGACGAAATCCGCCCACGCTTCGGTTTGATGCGCGGCCGCGAATTCATCATGAAGGACGCCTATTCGTTCCACGCCGACCAAGCCTCCCTGCAGGTCACCTACGACCGCATGCACCAGGCCTACTGCAACGTGTTTACGCGCCTGGGCCTGAAATTCCGCCCGGTTGAAGCGGACAACGGTTCCATCGGCGGCGCCGGTTCCCACGAATTCCACGTGCTGGCCGAGTCCGGCGAAGACGATATCGTCTTCAGCAACGGTTCCGACTACGCGGCGAACATCGAGAAAGCCGAAGCTGTGCCACGCGAGACCTCCCGCCCGGCACCGACTGAAGAGCTGCGCCTGGTGGACACACCAGAGACCAAGACCATCGCGGCCCTGGTGGAAAAATTCAATCTGCCGATTGAAAAGACCATCAAGACCCTGATCGTGCGCGCCGAGGAAGAAGGCAAGCTGATCGCCCTGGTCATCCGTGGCGACCATGAGCTCAACGAAATCAAGGCCGCCCAGCAACCTGGCGTGGCCAGCCCGCTGGTCATGGCCACCGATGCCGAACTGCGCGACGCGATTGGCGCCGGTGCCGGTTCGCTCGGCCCGCTGAACCTGCCGCTGCCAATTATCATCGACCGTTCGGTCGAGCTGATGAGCGACTTCGCTATCGGCGCGAACATCGACGACAAGCACTACTTCGGCGTGAACTGGGAACGTGACCTGCCGGTGCCAACCGTGGCCGACCTGCGTAACGTGGTTGCAGGCGACCAAAGCCCGGACGGCAAGGGCACCCTGGAAATCAAGCGCGGCATCGAGGTCGGGCACATCTTCCAGCTGGGCAACAAGTACAGCAAGGCGATGAAGTGCGAAGTGCTGGGCGAGAACGGCAAGCCGATCACCCTGGACATGGGCTGCTACGGCATTGGCGTATCCCGCGTGGTTGCCGCTGCCATCGAGCAGAACAACGACGAGAAAGGCATCATCTGGAGTGACGCCCTGGCGCCGTTCCAGGTGGCGTTGGTGCCGCTGCGTTATGAAACCGAGCAAGTTCGCGAAGCCACCGACAAACTGTATGCCGAACTGACGGCCGCCGGTTTTGAAGTGCTGCTGGATGACCGGGACAAGAAAACCAGCCCGGGCATCAAGTTCGCCGACATGGAACTGATTGGCATCCCGCACCGGATCGTGGTCAGTGACCGCGGCCTGGCCGATGGCAATCTGGAATACAAAAGCCGGACCGAAGCCGAAGCCCAACCGTTGCCGGTGGCTGACGTGCTGTCTTTCCTTCAGGCGCGTATTCGTCGCTGA
- the dinB gene encoding DNA polymerase IV, which translates to MTQRKIIHVDCDCFYAAIEMRDDPSLAQKPLAVGGSADRRGVIATCNYEARAYGVRSAMSSRHALKLCPDLTIVKPRMDAYKEASKEIQTIFRDYTDLIEPLSLDEAYLDVSDSPHFGGSATRIAQDIRRRVSNQLHITVSAGVAPNKFLAKIASDWKKPNGLFVITPDQIEDFVSQLPVKKLHGVGKVTADKLARLGIEDCLQLRDWNKLALVREFGSFGERLWSLARGIDDRVVQNDSRRQSISVENTYDVDLPDLSSCLAKLPELMETLAGRMARIDSSYRAGKPFVKVKFHDFTQTTLEQAGAGRDLESYQQLLTQAFNRGGKPVRLLGIGVRLLDLSSGNEQLQFPW; encoded by the coding sequence ATGACGCAGCGCAAAATCATCCACGTCGACTGTGATTGCTTCTACGCCGCCATCGAGATGCGCGACGACCCGAGCCTGGCACAAAAGCCTCTGGCCGTTGGCGGTTCGGCGGACAGGCGAGGGGTGATCGCCACCTGCAACTATGAGGCGCGGGCGTACGGGGTGCGTTCGGCCATGTCGTCACGCCACGCCTTGAAGCTGTGCCCGGACCTGACCATCGTCAAGCCGCGCATGGATGCTTATAAGGAAGCGTCGAAGGAAATCCAGACGATCTTTCGTGACTACACCGACCTGATCGAACCGCTGTCGCTGGATGAAGCCTACCTGGATGTTTCCGACAGCCCGCATTTCGGCGGTAGCGCCACGCGTATTGCCCAGGACATTCGCCGTCGGGTTTCCAACCAGTTGCACATCACCGTGTCCGCAGGCGTTGCGCCGAACAAGTTCCTGGCCAAGATCGCCAGCGACTGGAAAAAACCCAACGGCCTGTTTGTGATTACCCCGGATCAGATCGAAGACTTTGTCTCCCAGTTGCCGGTGAAAAAGCTGCACGGCGTCGGCAAGGTCACCGCCGACAAGCTGGCGCGCCTGGGCATTGAAGACTGCCTGCAGTTGCGTGACTGGAACAAACTGGCGCTGGTGCGTGAATTCGGCAGTTTTGGCGAGCGCCTGTGGAGCCTGGCGCGTGGGATTGATGACCGTGTGGTGCAGAACGACAGCCGTCGGCAATCCATCAGTGTGGAAAACACCTACGATGTGGACCTGCCTGATCTCTCAAGTTGCCTGGCAAAGCTCCCCGAGCTGATGGAAACCCTGGCCGGGCGCATGGCGCGCATCGACAGCAGCTATCGCGCGGGCAAGCCGTTCGTCAAAGTGAAGTTTCATGACTTTACCCAGACCACCTTGGAGCAGGCCGGGGCAGGGCGGGACCTGGAAAGTTATCAACAGCTGTTGACCCAGGCGTTCAATCGGGGCGGCAAGCCGGTGCGGTTGCTGGGGATTGGGGTGCGGTTGCTGGATTTGAGCAGTGGTAATGAGCAGCTTCAGTTTCCCTGGTAG
- the mprF gene encoding bifunctional lysylphosphatidylglycerol flippase/synthetase MprF, which translates to MRANSSEPQDTVTATQPIPPTRLRWLDLLSKYRQPIGLAVTLLLFAIALIACRHLLLELDLYALHDSILEVPKPALLGAFAAAVAGFIILLGYEFSGARYAGVKLPAKTLAMGGFTAFAIGNAIGLSMLSGGSVRYRLYARHGIGAAEVAHMTVFASLALGTALPPLAALATLSNLPAASTYLHLSQGLLGGIAAAVLVLSAALCIGIYRRRLPEQPYPDNLLVKAGRRTLRLPGRRLTFLQLIITALDVAAAATVLYMLLPEAPPFGPFLLVYLLALAAGVLSHVPGGVGVFEAILLAAFADKLGAAPLAAALLLYRMIYVVLPLLIACVFLLVNEAQRLFQTQQSLRVASGLAAPVLAVLVFLSGVVLLFSGATPEIDSRLENIGFLIPHRLIDASHFGASLIGVLCLLLAQGLRRRLSAAWMLTMVLLLTGALLSLLKGFDWEEASLMIMTAVLLAIFRRSFYRASRLTELPFSPLYLVASVCVLGASIWLLLFAYQDVPYSHQLWWQFTLDANAPRGLRSLLGAAVLLVIVSLTWLLRTARPVIHLPTPDELERATKILMASSQPDGGLALTGDKALLFHPNDEAFLMYARRGRSLVALYDPIGPTQPRAEMIWQFRDLCDIHHARPVFYQVRAENLPYYMDIGLTAIKLGEEARVDLKRFDLEAKGKEMKDLRYTWNRGTRDGLSLEIFDPGQAPMDELKVISDAWLTGKNVREKGFSLGRFSDDYLKHFRIAIIRFEGRPVAFANLLETYNHDLASLDLMRAHPDAPKLTMEFMMVGLIQHYKNHDYARFSLGMVPLSGLQPRRGAPLTQRLGSMVFRRGEQLYNFQGLRRFKDKFQPDWEPRYMAVPAGLDPLVALADTAALIAGGLTGLVKR; encoded by the coding sequence ATGCGCGCCAACTCGTCTGAACCACAAGACACCGTCACAGCGACACAACCGATTCCACCCACCCGTTTGCGCTGGCTGGATCTGTTGAGTAAATACCGTCAGCCCATTGGGTTGGCCGTTACTCTGTTGCTGTTCGCAATCGCCCTGATCGCCTGCCGACACCTGTTGCTGGAGCTGGACCTGTACGCCCTCCACGACTCGATCCTGGAAGTGCCCAAGCCTGCCCTGCTCGGCGCGTTTGCGGCGGCGGTCGCCGGTTTCATCATTCTGCTCGGTTATGAATTCTCCGGCGCACGCTATGCCGGGGTGAAACTGCCGGCCAAGACCCTGGCGATGGGCGGCTTCACAGCCTTCGCCATCGGCAACGCAATTGGTCTGTCGATGCTCTCGGGCGGGTCGGTGCGTTACCGTCTCTATGCACGCCATGGCATCGGCGCTGCCGAAGTCGCCCACATGACCGTGTTCGCCAGCCTGGCCCTGGGCACCGCCCTGCCGCCACTGGCCGCGTTGGCCACCCTGAGTAATTTGCCAGCCGCCTCTACTTACCTGCATTTGTCCCAAGGATTGCTCGGCGGCATCGCCGCTGCAGTACTCGTGCTGTCCGCCGCGCTATGCATCGGCATTTATCGCCGTCGCCTGCCGGAGCAGCCCTACCCCGACAACCTGCTGGTCAAGGCCGGGCGCCGTACCCTGCGCCTGCCCGGTCGGCGCCTGACGTTCCTGCAACTGATCATCACCGCGCTGGACGTCGCCGCTGCCGCCACCGTCCTTTATATGTTGCTGCCGGAAGCACCGCCGTTCGGCCCGTTCCTGCTGGTGTACCTGCTGGCCCTGGCCGCCGGTGTGCTCAGCCATGTACCGGGTGGCGTGGGTGTATTCGAGGCGATTCTGCTCGCCGCCTTCGCCGACAAGCTCGGCGCCGCGCCATTGGCCGCCGCCCTGCTCTTGTACCGCATGATCTACGTGGTGCTGCCGCTGCTGATCGCCTGCGTGTTCCTGCTGGTCAACGAGGCCCAGCGCCTGTTCCAGACCCAGCAAAGCCTGCGGGTTGCCTCAGGCCTGGCCGCACCGGTGCTGGCCGTGCTGGTTTTTTTGTCCGGCGTGGTCTTGCTGTTTTCCGGCGCAACGCCGGAAATCGACTCACGCCTGGAAAACATCGGCTTCCTGATTCCCCACCGCCTGATTGACGCCTCGCACTTTGGCGCCAGCTTGATCGGCGTGTTGTGCCTGTTGCTCGCCCAGGGTTTGCGTCGGCGGTTGTCGGCCGCCTGGATGCTGACCATGGTGCTGCTGCTGACCGGTGCCCTGCTCTCGCTGCTCAAAGGCTTCGACTGGGAAGAAGCCAGCCTGATGATCATGACGGCAGTGCTGCTGGCGATCTTCCGGCGTTCGTTCTACCGCGCCAGCCGCCTGACCGAACTGCCGTTCTCGCCGCTGTACCTGGTGGCCAGCGTCTGCGTGCTGGGCGCCTCCATCTGGCTGCTGCTGTTTGCCTATCAAGACGTGCCGTACAGCCATCAACTGTGGTGGCAGTTCACCCTGGACGCCAACGCCCCACGCGGCCTGCGCTCGCTGCTGGGCGCGGCGGTGCTGTTGGTGATCGTGTCGCTGACCTGGCTGCTGCGCACCGCGCGCCCGGTGATCCACCTGCCGACGCCGGACGAACTGGAGCGCGCCACCAAGATCCTGATGGCCTCGTCCCAGCCCGACGGCGGCCTGGCGCTGACCGGCGACAAAGCATTGCTGTTCCACCCTAACGACGAAGCCTTCCTGATGTACGCGCGTCGCGGGCGCAGCCTGGTGGCCTTGTATGACCCGATCGGCCCGACTCAACCACGCGCCGAAATGATCTGGCAGTTCCGTGACCTGTGTGACATCCACCACGCACGCCCGGTTTTCTACCAGGTCCGCGCCGAGAACCTGCCGTACTACATGGACATCGGCCTCACCGCGATCAAGCTGGGCGAAGAAGCCCGCGTCGACCTGAAACGCTTTGACCTGGAAGCCAAGGGCAAAGAGATGAAGGATTTGCGCTACACCTGGAACCGTGGCACCCGGGACGGCTTGTCCCTGGAGATCTTCGACCCGGGCCAGGCGCCGATGGATGAACTCAAGGTCATCTCCGATGCCTGGTTGACCGGCAAGAACGTACGGGAAAAGGGCTTTTCCCTGGGCCGTTTCAGCGACGACTACCTCAAGCACTTTCGCATTGCGATCATTCGCTTCGAAGGGCGCCCGGTGGCCTTCGCCAACCTGCTCGAGACCTACAACCACGACCTGGCCAGTCTCGACCTGATGCGTGCGCACCCGGACGCGCCGAAGCTGACCATGGAATTCATGATGGTTGGCCTGATTCAACATTATAAGAACCACGACTACGCCCGCTTCAGCCTCGGCATGGTGCCGTTGTCGGGCCTGCAACCACGCCGTGGCGCGCCGTTGACCCAACGCTTGGGCTCGATGGTGTTCCGCCGGGGCGAGCAGCTGTATAACTTCCAAGGTTTGCGCCGCTTCAAAGATAAGTTCCAGCCTGACTGGGAACCCCGTTATATGGCCGTGCCCGCAGGACTTGATCCGCTGGTGGCACTGGCCGATACCGCCGCCCTGATTGCGGGCGGCTTGACTGGATTGGTGAAACGCTGA
- a CDS encoding virulence factor family protein, with translation MIRRSWRYVLAFVVLLALIAAGGFWYWNRPAPQPTLEQLPQADGSVMTRVTPAGSAKARVAVAVLADATLTDSQLIALSQGGSAQIVQVILPKDDCKLQEQALQSALGQLKGPATLVSGIGPGASLAWRWLAAQSDDKANAISVGFAMTQEGCKDPLPKTAAHGNWLVAWNDNPDDDAASFVRDTPRATTSISDYDIHYPQVLNNELRKQLVGSDNGGLAIPVVEVPAGQAKDTVTLFLSGDGGWRDLDRDVAGEMAKIGYPVVGIDTLRYYWQHKTPEQSAKDLTELMQHYRQKWGTKRFVLTGYSFGADVLPAIYNRMPENEQQRVDAIILLAFARTGSFEIEVEGWLGNAGKEAATGPEMAKLPADKVVCIYGAEEVDDSGCTDKTAVGEAVKLPGGHHFDENYPALAQRLVDIIVKHQAKDKAE, from the coding sequence ATGATTCGACGCTCCTGGCGGTATGTATTGGCCTTTGTAGTGCTGCTCGCGCTGATCGCGGCGGGTGGCTTTTGGTACTGGAACCGCCCTGCCCCGCAACCGACCCTGGAACAACTGCCCCAGGCCGACGGTTCGGTGATGACCCGTGTCACCCCTGCCGGTTCGGCAAAAGCCCGTGTGGCTGTGGCCGTATTGGCCGATGCAACCTTGACCGACAGCCAGCTGATTGCCCTGAGCCAGGGCGGCTCTGCGCAAATCGTTCAAGTGATCCTGCCCAAAGACGACTGCAAGTTGCAGGAACAAGCGCTGCAAAGCGCCCTGGGCCAGCTTAAAGGCCCGGCGACGCTGGTCAGCGGCATCGGCCCTGGCGCAAGCCTGGCATGGCGCTGGTTGGCCGCACAGAGCGACGACAAGGCCAACGCCATCTCGGTCGGCTTCGCCATGACCCAGGAAGGCTGCAAGGACCCACTGCCGAAAACCGCCGCCCACGGCAATTGGCTGGTGGCATGGAACGACAACCCTGACGACGATGCCGCCAGTTTCGTGCGCGACACCCCGCGCGCCACCACCAGCATCAGCGACTACGACATTCATTACCCGCAAGTGCTGAACAACGAACTGCGCAAGCAGCTGGTGGGTTCGGACAACGGCGGCCTGGCGATTCCTGTGGTTGAAGTACCGGCGGGCCAAGCCAAGGACACCGTCACCCTGTTCCTCTCCGGTGATGGCGGCTGGCGCGACCTGGACCGCGACGTGGCCGGTGAAATGGCCAAGATCGGCTACCCGGTGGTGGGCATCGACACCCTGCGCTACTACTGGCAGCACAAGACCCCGGAACAGAGCGCCAAAGACCTCACCGAGTTGATGCAGCACTACCGGCAGAAATGGGGCACCAAGCGCTTCGTGCTGACCGGCTACTCGTTCGGCGCCGACGTACTGCCCGCGATCTACAACCGCATGCCGGAAAACGAACAACAGCGTGTGGACGCGATCATCCTGCTGGCCTTCGCGCGTACCGGCAGCTTTGAGATCGAAGTGGAAGGCTGGCTGGGCAACGCCGGCAAAGAAGCCGCGACCGGCCCGGAAATGGCCAAGCTGCCGGCTGACAAAGTGGTGTGCATCTATGGCGCCGAAGAAGTCGACGATAGTGGCTGCACCGACAAGACGGCGGTTGGCGAGGCGGTGAAACTGCCGGGCGGGCATCACTTTGATGAGAACTACCCGGCGCTGGCACAGCGCTTGGTGGACATCATCGTGAAGCATCAGGCCAAGGATAAGGCCGAGTAA